In the Nocardioides marmotae genome, CGCGCCGTTCCTGGCGCTCGCGGCCGTCTCCGGCGGCACCGTCACCGTGCGGGACTGGCCGCGGCACACCACGCAGGCCGGCGACGCGCTGCGCGAGATCCTTGCCGCGATGGGCTGCACCGTCACCCTCGGCGACGCCGGGCTCACCGTCACCGGGCCGGACCGGCTCGCCGGGGTCGACCTCGACCTGCACGACGTCGGCGAGCTCGCCCCCGCCGTCGCGGCGCTGTGCGCCCTGGCCGAGGGGCCCTCGCACCTGCGCGGCATCGCCCACATCCGCGGCCACGAGACCGACCGGCTCGCGGCGCTGGCCACCGAGCTCGGGCGGCTCGGCGCCGACGTCACCGAGCACCCCGACGGGCTCGAGCTGCGACCGGCCACCCTGCACGGCGGGGTGTTCCGCACCTACGCCGACCACCGGATGGCCCACGCCGGCGTGATCGTCGGCGCCGCGGTCGACGGCGTGCTCGTCGAGGACGTCGCCACGACCGCCAAGACCTTCCCCGACTTCGCCGGCGCCTGGGCCGCGCTGGTCGGGTAGGCGACCGATGTCGGGGCGCTACTCCGAGCACGACCACGAGCACTACGAGCGACCCCGCCGCCGCACGCGCCCGCGCACCAAGGAGCGACCGACCTACGACGACGCCGTCGACGCGGTCGTGGTCACGGTGGACCGCGGCCGGTTCACCCTGCTCATCGACGGCACCACCGTGATGGCGATGAAGGCCCGCCCGCTGGGCCGCAAGGGCGTGGTCGTCGGCGACCGGGTGCGGGTCGTCGGCGACACCTCCGGGGTCGACGGCTCGCTGGCCCGCATCGTGGAGGTCCAGCCGCGCGAGACGGTCCTGCGCCGCACCGCCGACGACGACGACCCCGTCGAGCGGGTCATCGTCAGCAACGCCTCCCAGCTGGTCGTGGTCGCCGCGCTCGCCGACCCCGAGCCCCGCCCCCGGCTGATCGACCGCGCCCTCGTCGCGGCGTACGACGCCGGGATGCAGCCGCTCCTGTGCCTGACCAAGTCCGACCTCCGCGACCCCGAGACGCTGCTGTCGACCTACCGCTCGCTGGGGGTGCCGTGGGTGGTCACCCGCCGCGGCGGCGACCTGGCCGAGGTCCGCGAACGGCTCGAGGGGCGCACCAGCGTGCTCGTCGGGCACAGCGGGGTCGGCAAGTCCACGCTGGTCAACGCGCTGGTGCCCGAGGCCCACCGCGAGGTCGGTCACGTCAACGCGGTGACCGGTCGCGGGCGGCACACCTCGACCTCGGCGTACATGCTCGCGCTGCCGGGCGAGCGCGGCGGCTGGATCATCGACACCCCGGGCATCCGGTCCTTCGGGCTGGCGCACGTCCAGCCCGAGCACCTGATCGAGGCCTTCCCCGACCTCGACGAGATGACCGAGGACTGCCCGCGCGGCTGCACCCACGGCGAGGACGAGCCCGAGTGCGGCCTCGACGACGCGGTCACCGCCGGCCTGGCCGATCCCGATCGGGTCTCGTCGTTCCGGCGGCTGCTCGCCGCCCGGAGCGCGTCGGAGCACTAGACCGCCGGGTTTGCCGCCTCCTGCCGGGGGTAGTCAGGCAGCCGTGAGCGATCCCTACGGTCAGAACCCCTACGGTCAGCAGCCGCCCTCCGGGCAGGACCCCTACGGCCAGCCGCCGACCCCCCAGCCCTACGGCCAGCCCCCGACGCACCAGCCCTACGGGCAGTCGCCGTACGGCGCGCCGGGCGCCTACCAGGGCGCGCCGCCGGTGTACGCCTCCTGGGGCCGCCGGCTCGGTGCCTACCTGATCGACGGGATCATCCCGGCGGTCGCCTACGCCATCGCCGTCATCGCGCTGGCCCTCAACTCCGAGACGACCCGGCAGACCGTGGCGGACCCGCTGGGCGGCACCACGACGCGCGAGGTCACCGAGCCGACCGGCGTCGGAGTGGCCATCTCACTGGTGGCCTACGCCCTGGCGATCGGCTTCACCATCTGGAACCTCTGGATCCGCCAGGGCCGGACCGGCTACTCGCTGGGCAAGCAGGCGCTCGGGATCAAGCTGGTCAAGGACGGCAGCGACGTCCCGCCGGGCGTGGGCCTGAACATCGGGCGCTCCTTCGCCCACATCCTCGACGCGCTCCCCTGCTACCTGGGCTACCTCTGGCCGCTGTTCGACGCCAAGAACCGCACCTGGGCCGACATGATCTGCTCCACGACGGTCGTGCTGCGTCCCAAGGTCTGAGGAGGACGGGTCCTC is a window encoding:
- the rsgA gene encoding ribosome small subunit-dependent GTPase A, which translates into the protein MSGRYSEHDHEHYERPRRRTRPRTKERPTYDDAVDAVVVTVDRGRFTLLIDGTTVMAMKARPLGRKGVVVGDRVRVVGDTSGVDGSLARIVEVQPRETVLRRTADDDDPVERVIVSNASQLVVVAALADPEPRPRLIDRALVAAYDAGMQPLLCLTKSDLRDPETLLSTYRSLGVPWVVTRRGGDLAEVRERLEGRTSVLVGHSGVGKSTLVNALVPEAHREVGHVNAVTGRGRHTSTSAYMLALPGERGGWIIDTPGIRSFGLAHVQPEHLIEAFPDLDEMTEDCPRGCTHGEDEPECGLDDAVTAGLADPDRVSSFRRLLAARSASEH
- a CDS encoding RDD family protein; translation: MSDPYGQNPYGQQPPSGQDPYGQPPTPQPYGQPPTHQPYGQSPYGAPGAYQGAPPVYASWGRRLGAYLIDGIIPAVAYAIAVIALALNSETTRQTVADPLGGTTTREVTEPTGVGVAISLVAYALAIGFTIWNLWIRQGRTGYSLGKQALGIKLVKDGSDVPPGVGLNIGRSFAHILDALPCYLGYLWPLFDAKNRTWADMICSTTVVLRPKV